One stretch of Oceanimonas pelagia DNA includes these proteins:
- a CDS encoding DUF6351 family protein — translation MLPGRAVLLLFVPFLFVLSGCSEIQARLGRHLLPDPPEVVVESLPPGYDPAQPLPPYAGPHASLVRLDLGAFDFPVPPGGVGPIDTSLGPLQYPFSCNTEESGLGQPLVDNQDGIGTPVYAEENGVKNRQQLLGHSKDCLLPTRLDYYYRVKGKDDFRLLPAGDVPEDMDWVERDGERIPFVLRVEQGTINRFVYVLAMLADPGTPVTDTHSPYWNRKLIFHFKGGVGIGKRQGKMSLGRVGSRLITQLAQGYALAGSSGNVTSNHYNMWLAANTAEMVKAQFESRYGKPDYTIGIGGSGGAVQQYLFAQNKPGLLDALIPQYSYPDMITQSIWALDCELFEYYFDVTARENKRWEVQENRSLVMGVSASSEVEHEFKKYYRWARMAGLGLRLPGLPPGATECSKSWRGLAPLTNNPHYSHRAHYYAPAVVAKERFSHWHDLAHVYGVDDNGYAHRTHDNTGVQYGLDALKRGDISVAEFFHLNANIGSWKPPAEMVQEKLWVLTGDDSLAGVSIWSDHNMQKTPGSPVPLWVFERNRADLVKTAPRSRGHRDAIAAAYRSGHVFLGNIDIPVIDVRHYLDPELDMHHSYATQSVWLRMQAAKGNVDNMVIWQSGKPFNPSDRAFEVLDEWLSSGQRPASAQDACWTDSGELIAEGGEVWNGSWRGDADTGACLQRYPAFRSPRNVAGAPLTGELFQCALIPVELAVERGMYGALDMRPHMAMLSRVFPDGVCDFTQGDQGRPGHEEMGLKAML, via the coding sequence ATGTTACCCGGTCGCGCTGTGTTGCTGTTGTTTGTTCCCTTCCTGTTTGTGCTTTCCGGTTGCAGTGAAATTCAGGCCCGCCTGGGCCGGCATCTGCTGCCCGACCCGCCCGAGGTGGTGGTGGAAAGCCTGCCACCGGGCTATGATCCGGCCCAGCCCCTCCCGCCCTATGCCGGCCCTCATGCTTCTCTGGTCAGGCTCGATCTGGGCGCCTTTGACTTTCCGGTACCGCCCGGCGGAGTCGGACCGATCGACACTTCGCTGGGCCCGCTGCAATACCCCTTTTCCTGCAACACCGAAGAGTCGGGCCTGGGCCAGCCGCTGGTGGATAATCAGGATGGCATCGGCACCCCCGTGTATGCCGAGGAAAACGGCGTCAAGAACAGGCAGCAGTTGCTGGGTCACAGCAAGGATTGCCTGCTGCCTACCCGTCTCGACTATTACTACCGGGTCAAGGGCAAGGACGACTTTCGGCTGCTGCCTGCAGGCGACGTTCCCGAGGACATGGACTGGGTAGAGCGGGACGGTGAGCGTATTCCCTTTGTGCTGCGGGTGGAGCAGGGCACCATCAACCGTTTCGTGTACGTGCTCGCCATGCTGGCGGACCCAGGTACGCCGGTCACCGACACCCACAGCCCTTACTGGAACCGCAAGCTGATATTTCACTTCAAGGGCGGTGTCGGCATCGGCAAGCGTCAGGGCAAGATGAGTCTGGGCCGGGTGGGCAGCCGGCTGATCACCCAGCTGGCGCAGGGCTATGCCCTGGCGGGCTCCAGCGGCAACGTCACCAGCAACCACTACAACATGTGGCTGGCGGCCAATACCGCCGAGATGGTCAAGGCACAATTTGAATCCCGTTACGGCAAACCCGACTACACCATCGGCATTGGCGGCTCCGGCGGTGCCGTGCAGCAATATCTGTTCGCCCAGAACAAGCCCGGCCTGCTCGACGCCCTTATTCCCCAGTACAGCTACCCGGACATGATCACCCAGAGCATCTGGGCGCTGGACTGCGAGCTGTTCGAGTATTATTTCGACGTGACCGCCCGGGAAAACAAGCGCTGGGAGGTGCAGGAGAACCGCAGCCTGGTGATGGGGGTGTCGGCCAGCAGTGAGGTGGAGCACGAATTCAAGAAATACTACCGCTGGGCGCGCATGGCCGGGCTGGGACTGCGCCTGCCCGGGCTGCCGCCGGGCGCCACCGAGTGCTCCAAGAGCTGGCGTGGCCTGGCACCGCTGACCAACAACCCGCATTACTCCCACCGGGCTCATTACTATGCGCCGGCGGTGGTGGCCAAAGAGCGCTTCAGCCACTGGCACGATCTGGCTCATGTGTACGGGGTGGATGACAACGGCTATGCCCACCGCACCCACGACAATACCGGGGTGCAATACGGGCTCGATGCTCTGAAACGGGGCGATATTTCCGTCGCCGAGTTTTTTCACCTCAACGCCAACATCGGCAGCTGGAAACCGCCAGCCGAGATGGTGCAGGAAAAACTGTGGGTGCTGACCGGCGACGACAGCCTGGCCGGTGTTTCCATCTGGAGTGATCACAACATGCAGAAAACGCCGGGCAGCCCGGTGCCGCTGTGGGTGTTTGAGCGCAACCGGGCCGACCTTGTGAAAACGGCGCCCCGCAGCCGGGGCCACCGCGATGCCATTGCCGCCGCCTACCGTTCCGGTCATGTGTTTCTGGGTAATATCGATATTCCGGTGATCGATGTACGTCACTATCTTGACCCCGAGCTCGACATGCATCATTCCTACGCCACCCAGTCGGTATGGCTGCGTATGCAGGCCGCCAAAGGCAATGTCGACAACATGGTGATCTGGCAAAGCGGCAAGCCCTTTAATCCCAGTGACAGGGCCTTTGAGGTGCTGGATGAATGGCTGAGCAGCGGCCAGCGCCCGGCCAGCGCTCAGGATGCCTGCTGGACCGACAGCGGTGAACTGATCGCCGAGGGCGGTGAGGTGTGGAACGGCTCCTGGCGCGGGGATGCCGACACCGGTGCCTGCCTGCAGCGCTATCCGGCGTTTCGTTCACCCCGTAATGTGGCCGGTGCGCCGCTCACCGGTGAGCTGTTCCAGTGTGCCCTGATCCCGGTGGAGCTGGCGGTGGAACGGGGCATGTACGGCGCGCTCGACATGCGCCCTCATATGGCCATGCTGAGCAGGGTATTTCCGGATGGTGTCTGTGACTTTACCCAGGGCGATCAGGGGCGGCCAGGCCATGAGGAGATGGGGCTGAAGGCCATGCTATAG
- the rraB gene encoding ribonuclease E inhibitor RraB, whose protein sequence is MSQATDWRAETRDIIESLLNDGSNPDAEYTIEHHFSGQNFARLEKAAVDCFKAGYEVTDAEELTLERGQTLLCFDAVAGSALDEEQIMQQIEELLPIAEKYGIDYDGWGTYFEEGEEEE, encoded by the coding sequence ATGAGTCAAGCCACCGACTGGCGGGCCGAAACCCGCGATATCATCGAGTCCCTGCTGAACGACGGCAGCAATCCCGATGCCGAATACACCATCGAGCACCATTTCTCCGGGCAGAATTTTGCCAGGCTGGAAAAGGCGGCGGTGGACTGTTTCAAGGCCGGTTACGAAGTGACCGACGCCGAGGAGCTGACCCTGGAGCGGGGCCAGACCCTGCTGTGCTTTGACGCCGTGGCCGGCAGTGCCCTGGACGAAGAGCAGATCATGCAGCAAATTGAAGAGTTGCTGCCCATTGCCGAGAAATACGGCATCGATTACGACGGCTGGGGCACCTATTTCGAGGAAGGCGAGGAAGAGGAATAA
- a CDS encoding 1-acylglycerol-3-phosphate O-acyltransferase: MLKLLRILLLGLAMVVVFVLGTLLCLVRPRHPNNVYLLGRLFHLACPLVGLKVSVRGREHVKGLESAIYIANHQSNWDIITHPGVLSPRTVAIGKNSLFWIPLFGPLFWLSGNLLINRENKAKAASTIGKVVERIRSRRLSIWMFPEGTRSKGKGLLPFKTGAFHIALQAGVPIVPIACSSYFGQVDLNRWDNGEVLIDIMPPIDVSDCQPAQLRDLLKQSRKQIADGIARLDREVRRPDSLTQSGAES, from the coding sequence ATGTTAAAGCTGTTGCGGATACTCTTGCTGGGCCTGGCCATGGTCGTTGTTTTTGTGCTGGGCACCCTGCTGTGTCTGGTCCGTCCCCGCCATCCGAACAACGTTTATCTGCTCGGTCGCCTGTTTCACCTGGCCTGCCCGCTGGTGGGGCTCAAGGTCAGCGTTCGCGGGCGTGAACACGTCAAGGGTCTGGAATCGGCCATTTACATCGCCAACCACCAGAGCAACTGGGATATCATCACTCATCCGGGGGTGCTGTCGCCGCGTACCGTGGCCATCGGCAAGAACAGTCTGTTCTGGATCCCCCTGTTCGGCCCGCTGTTCTGGCTCAGTGGCAACCTGCTGATCAACCGGGAAAACAAGGCCAAGGCCGCCAGCACCATCGGCAAGGTGGTGGAGAGGATCCGCAGCCGCAGGCTGTCCATCTGGATGTTTCCCGAAGGCACCCGCAGCAAGGGCAAGGGGCTGCTGCCGTTCAAGACCGGCGCCTTTCACATCGCCCTGCAGGCGGGGGTGCCCATTGTTCCCATCGCCTGTTCCAGCTATTTTGGCCAGGTGGACCTGAATCGCTGGGACAACGGCGAGGTGCTGATCGATATCATGCCGCCCATCGACGTCAGCGACTGCCAGCCGGCGCAGCTGCGTGACCTGCTCAAACAGAGCCGCAAGCAGATTGCCGACGGCATTGCCCGCCTCGACCGGGAAGTCCGCCGCCCCGACTCTCTTACTCAATCCGGAGCCGAATCATGA
- a CDS encoding methyl-accepting chemotaxis protein: MKGTMTLKGVIRLIIVVALGFALILAGTLYLLLQAQNEVEQAQDKQFEYFNSANLMRVMSSELTSSIRNYVATSMPHELQSYQQVLAMTEGKAARVDGKTLSNAQMLKEMELSDEELSTLERGRQATLTMARLEEEAIELMLAGQTREAWNRVFSESYDSSKQVMQDSVNDFISLLLTRLGREVASAEQQKRTVVMVMVVMAVLLVLLSLLLGWVLRRTVLQPLGAEPAEMERIAGAVAAGDLGLRFLPNAAGVYGRLQHMTEKLRELVGQINMSSSGLASAAEETSAVSLQTSANLERQQQDTEQVATAINQMSATVQEVSQNTAQAAESAKSAFDAAEQGRRVVLQTVEHIQSLAEEVGSTSLVVQSLADSSTQISTVVEVIQEIADRTNLLALNAAIEAARAGEQGRGFAVVAAEVRNLAEQTQQSSQEIVTTIARLQGDAEKARAAMDSGRQRAEITVGRAREAEQALEMISSAVQLIHDMNTQIASAVEEQASVTENISRNITSIHGMGEENAAGAEQTASASRELATLAEQLQLAVSGFRLEGLNSYRS, from the coding sequence ATGAAGGGCACAATGACCCTGAAGGGGGTAATTCGGCTGATTATTGTGGTGGCGCTGGGTTTTGCCCTGATCCTGGCCGGGACGCTGTATTTGTTGTTGCAGGCCCAGAATGAGGTGGAGCAGGCGCAGGATAAACAATTCGAGTATTTCAACTCCGCCAACCTGATGCGGGTGATGTCGAGTGAGCTCACTTCCAGCATTCGCAACTACGTGGCTACCTCCATGCCTCATGAATTGCAGAGCTATCAGCAGGTGCTCGCCATGACCGAAGGCAAGGCCGCACGGGTGGACGGCAAGACCCTGTCCAACGCTCAGATGCTCAAGGAGATGGAGCTGAGCGATGAAGAGCTGAGTACCCTGGAGCGGGGCCGCCAGGCCACCCTGACCATGGCCCGGCTGGAAGAAGAAGCGATAGAGCTGATGCTTGCCGGGCAGACCCGGGAAGCCTGGAACCGGGTATTCAGTGAAAGCTACGACAGCAGCAAACAGGTTATGCAGGATTCGGTGAACGACTTCATTTCCCTGTTGCTGACCCGGCTGGGGCGGGAGGTGGCCTCCGCCGAGCAGCAAAAGCGTACCGTGGTGATGGTGATGGTAGTCATGGCGGTGTTGCTGGTGCTGCTGAGCCTGTTGCTGGGCTGGGTATTGCGGCGCACCGTGCTGCAGCCGCTGGGGGCCGAGCCCGCCGAAATGGAGCGCATTGCCGGGGCCGTGGCCGCGGGCGATCTCGGCCTGCGCTTTCTGCCTAATGCTGCCGGGGTCTACGGCCGTCTGCAGCACATGACCGAGAAGCTGAGGGAGCTGGTGGGGCAGATCAACATGTCCAGCTCGGGGCTGGCTTCGGCGGCGGAAGAGACCTCGGCGGTGTCGTTGCAGACCAGTGCCAATCTGGAGCGTCAGCAACAGGATACCGAGCAGGTGGCCACCGCCATCAACCAGATGTCGGCCACGGTGCAGGAGGTGTCGCAGAATACCGCCCAGGCGGCGGAGTCGGCGAAGTCGGCCTTTGATGCCGCCGAGCAGGGGCGGCGGGTAGTGCTGCAAACGGTGGAGCACATTCAAAGCCTGGCGGAAGAGGTTGGCAGCACCAGTCTGGTGGTGCAGTCGCTGGCCGACAGCAGCACCCAAATCAGTACCGTGGTCGAGGTGATTCAGGAAATTGCCGACCGCACCAATCTGCTGGCGCTGAATGCCGCCATTGAGGCGGCCCGGGCCGGTGAGCAGGGCCGCGGCTTTGCGGTGGTGGCCGCCGAGGTACGCAATCTGGCCGAGCAGACCCAGCAGTCTTCCCAGGAAATCGTGACCACCATTGCCCGTCTTCAGGGCGATGCGGAAAAGGCGCGGGCGGCCATGGACAGTGGCCGTCAGCGGGCCGAGATCACGGTCGGACGGGCGCGTGAAGCGGAGCAGGCGCTGGAGATGATCAGTTCGGCGGTGCAGCTGATCCACGACATGAACACCCAGATCGCCAGCGCGGTGGAAGAGCAGGCCTCGGTCACCGAGAACATCAGCCGCAACATCACCAGCATTCATGGCATGGGCGAGGAAAACGCCGCCGGGGCGGAGCAGACCGCCAGCGCCAGCCGGGAGCTGGCGACCCTGGCGGAGCAGCTGCAGCTGGCGGTAAGCGGTTTTCGGCTGGAAGGCCTGAACAGCTACCGGTCCTGA
- a CDS encoding chemotaxis protein, which translates to MHHKVVLRLAFTLVPALLLAGVVALVLLLRAQQALYQAQQTRFEYFDSANQIRLLSGQLSAGIRNYAYTGSERSLSLYRHVLAMTEGRHPRDNGRAVSNEQLLREMTLTREELNLLERARQATLTLARLEDEALRLVEAGNYAQARQKVFNADYDSYSEVVAESVNQFISQLVTRLDRNIERARQQHHHAMIAMVMIFLALMLAAGVLWLGLRRHAPQPAAGPWPLFPGQPPGIQVRHK; encoded by the coding sequence ATGCATCACAAGGTGGTTTTGCGGCTGGCATTTACCCTGGTGCCGGCGCTGCTGCTGGCAGGCGTAGTGGCGCTGGTGCTATTGCTGCGAGCGCAGCAGGCGTTGTATCAGGCTCAGCAGACGCGGTTTGAATATTTCGACTCGGCCAATCAGATTCGGTTGTTATCGGGGCAACTGAGCGCCGGTATTCGCAATTATGCCTATACCGGCTCGGAGCGCAGCCTGTCCCTGTATCGCCATGTGCTGGCCATGACCGAAGGACGTCATCCTCGAGATAACGGTCGTGCCGTGTCCAATGAACAGCTGCTGCGGGAAATGACCCTGACCCGGGAAGAGCTCAATCTGCTGGAGCGGGCGCGTCAGGCCACCCTGACCCTGGCCCGGCTGGAAGACGAGGCGCTGCGGCTGGTGGAAGCGGGGAACTATGCTCAGGCCCGGCAGAAGGTGTTTAACGCCGATTACGACAGCTACAGCGAGGTGGTGGCCGAGTCGGTCAACCAGTTTATCAGCCAGCTGGTGACCAGGCTGGACCGTAATATAGAGCGGGCGCGGCAACAGCACCATCATGCGATGATCGCCATGGTAATGATTTTCCTGGCGTTGATGCTGGCGGCAGGCGTGCTGTGGCTGGGGCTGCGACGGCACGCTCCTCAGCCCGCCGCCGGCCCCTGGCCGCTGTTTCCCGGTCAACCTCCCGGTATCCAGGTCCGGCATAAATAA